The Sinomonas sp. P10A9 genome includes a window with the following:
- a CDS encoding DUF732 domain-containing protein: protein MENKVAAAAALGVLLLMTGCAAGPSPAEQSASASAQAEQVFRELWHKQFPDGNQDSGVALAKSVCDSYRAGTSLRDEAAYLMATMKVSAGDAGSIIGLATSAYCPEYNARH from the coding sequence ATGGAGAACAAGGTGGCCGCTGCGGCGGCATTGGGGGTTCTGCTGCTGATGACCGGGTGTGCGGCCGGCCCGTCGCCGGCGGAGCAGTCCGCGTCCGCATCGGCACAGGCAGAACAGGTGTTCCGAGAGCTCTGGCACAAGCAGTTTCCGGACGGCAACCAGGATTCCGGGGTCGCCCTAGCGAAGTCGGTGTGCGATTCCTATCGGGCCGGAACGAGCCTTCGGGATGAGGCGGCCTACCTCATGGCGACAATGAAGGTGAGCGCCGGCGATGCCGGGTCGATCATCGGGCTGGCTACGTCCGCGTACTGCCCCGAGTACAACGCCCGCCACTAG
- a CDS encoding DUF7426 family protein: MAFAPLEEIEPPIVLTIRGNEYTLPVLMLDQIRALNERLTGGATPADLAKLLLGDELLGKLAADGASLGFVERVILVALAEAKFGRDYAEAVWADPSRILAFVNAAKVAAEAAAGATSGAHEVPTADVSPDQGPVS, translated from the coding sequence TTGGCTTTCGCACCGCTAGAAGAGATAGAGCCGCCGATCGTCCTGACGATCCGCGGCAACGAGTACACCCTGCCCGTGCTCATGCTCGACCAGATCAGGGCCCTCAACGAGCGACTCACGGGAGGCGCCACGCCCGCGGACCTCGCCAAGCTCCTCCTCGGCGACGAGCTCCTCGGCAAGCTCGCCGCAGACGGGGCCTCGCTCGGGTTCGTGGAGCGCGTCATCCTCGTGGCCCTCGCCGAGGCCAAGTTCGGACGGGACTACGCCGAGGCCGTATGGGCAGACCCAAGCCGCATCCTGGCCTTCGTCAACGCAGCCAAGGTCGCCGCCGAGGCCGCCGCGGGCGCGACGTCCGGTGCTCACGAGGTGCCCACGGCCGATGTTTCCCCAGATCAGGGCCCGGTGAGCTGA
- a CDS encoding helix-turn-helix domain-containing protein has protein sequence MSGRTWFNVRTDGSVVFRAEDWGRLAAYVSRKVREDAQRNGGGYSPLLLGFVDAAQTAEHLMFAFAPEARPEVPLSELDKGKPEKMWVSAKEAAKRNGCSVEYMRRIARRGQVPARRAGREWLIDPEAVRTPE, from the coding sequence ATGAGCGGGCGCACCTGGTTCAACGTCCGCACGGACGGCTCCGTCGTCTTCCGAGCCGAGGACTGGGGCAGGCTCGCCGCCTACGTATCCCGCAAGGTCCGCGAGGACGCGCAACGCAACGGCGGCGGGTACAGCCCCCTTCTGCTCGGCTTCGTTGACGCGGCCCAGACCGCTGAGCACCTCATGTTCGCCTTCGCGCCCGAGGCCCGACCTGAGGTTCCGTTGTCGGAACTCGACAAAGGCAAGCCTGAGAAAATGTGGGTATCCGCCAAAGAGGCGGCCAAACGCAACGGCTGCAGTGTCGAGTACATGCGCCGGATCGCGAGGCGAGGGCAGGTCCCCGCCCGACGCGCCGGCCGCGAATGGCTCATCGACCCGGAGGCCGTCCGAACCCCGGAGTAA
- a CDS encoding helix-turn-helix transcriptional regulator gives MGRDLRGRTGDEEQARLAAGLGAELRRLRHAHGLTQQRLGDLAGIGRWHVSHLELGKRRPSVDALAALARVLGSPLAHEGLLDHLADLTGDSLRATVPRKRRRPTNKHRLQAVAQLEQQTAWARLEVQRREGIGIPVPEHLRKLADGTALENARAVLAFDSRSASRPLTSTNTRRDATVSTPERRHTP, from the coding sequence GTGGGTCGTGACCTCCGCGGCCGCACCGGCGACGAGGAGCAGGCCCGTCTCGCCGCCGGCCTCGGTGCTGAGCTCCGACGCCTCCGCCACGCCCACGGGCTCACGCAGCAGCGACTCGGTGACCTCGCCGGCATCGGCCGCTGGCACGTCTCGCACCTCGAGCTGGGGAAGCGCAGGCCGTCCGTGGACGCCCTCGCAGCACTCGCCCGGGTGCTCGGCTCACCGCTGGCCCACGAGGGCCTCCTAGACCACCTCGCGGACCTCACCGGGGACAGCCTCCGCGCCACGGTGCCACGGAAACGCCGACGCCCCACGAACAAGCACCGCCTCCAAGCGGTCGCGCAGCTCGAGCAGCAGACCGCATGGGCCCGGCTCGAGGTCCAGCGCCGCGAAGGGATCGGGATCCCCGTCCCCGAGCACCTCCGCAAGCTCGCCGACGGGACCGCGCTGGAGAACGCCCGCGCCGTCCTGGCATTTGACAGCAGATCAGCCAGCCGGCCCCTGACCAGCACAAACACCCGCCGTGATGCCACGGTGAGCACACCAGAGAGGCGGCACACGCCGTGA
- a CDS encoding helix-turn-helix domain-containing protein, with product MELDQWIRWALAADLPSSRAIGQHAVGRVLVALAVYANRDGIAWPSTYTLADDVSGLSRRDVRNALEALEASGVISKAGKAGRATRWHLNSTDEQAGNPADRQAGEWAGEQAGNQAGEQAGEWAGGSAGYPAPNRTEEKRSRRRSAIADEDNPARANRNAVPFSSEASAPRCQSDASASTGGWGGRWEGHAGFEEGEDPEPATTGGWGSGSTLGGWGSSYGNF from the coding sequence ATGGAACTCGACCAGTGGATCCGGTGGGCTCTCGCCGCAGACCTTCCTAGCAGCCGCGCCATCGGCCAGCACGCTGTTGGCCGCGTACTCGTGGCCCTTGCCGTCTACGCGAACCGTGACGGTATCGCCTGGCCCTCGACCTACACGCTCGCCGACGACGTGTCTGGGCTCAGCCGCAGGGACGTCCGCAATGCCCTTGAAGCGCTCGAGGCCTCCGGGGTCATCTCCAAGGCCGGCAAGGCTGGCCGCGCTACGCGCTGGCACCTCAACTCGACCGACGAACAGGCGGGGAATCCCGCCGATCGACAGGCGGGCGAATGGGCGGGCGAACAGGCGGGTAACCAGGCGGGCGAACAGGCGGGGGAATGGGCGGGGGGATCGGCGGGATATCCCGCCCCTAACAGAACTGAAGAGAAAAGATCTCGACGACGAAGCGCGATCGCCGACGAAGACAACCCGGCCAGGGCAAACAGGAACGCCGTTCCCTTTAGCTCCGAGGCATCCGCGCCGCGTTGCCAGAGCGACGCGTCCGCGAGCACCGGCGGATGGGGCGGCAGATGGGAAGGGCACGCCGGCTTCGAAGAGGGCGAAGACCCCGAGCCGGCCACCACAGGAGGCTGGGGCAGTGGCAGCACCCTAGGAGGCTGGGGCAGCAGCTATGGCAACTTCTGA
- a CDS encoding helix-turn-helix domain-containing protein, whose amino-acid sequence MKTENDHTPLKVDEAAALAGIGRNAFYTAVAAGTIPGVLRIGRSIRISRKAFLAWLDGGTEAA is encoded by the coding sequence TTGAAGACGGAGAACGACCACACCCCGCTCAAGGTCGATGAGGCCGCGGCACTGGCCGGCATCGGCCGGAACGCCTTCTACACCGCGGTGGCAGCCGGCACGATCCCTGGCGTGCTTCGCATCGGCCGCAGCATTCGGATCAGCCGCAAGGCGTTCCTCGCCTGGCTCGACGGCGGCACGGAGGCGGCCTAG
- a CDS encoding helix-turn-helix domain-containing protein: MEEKDTTLGQNLRRFREALGMSQTELADALTQAGVPGMHKTTIAKVEAGTRTLKFSEGLAAARALRIRAEELAVDDPEAELPVIAERAFRNADQAYRAAMEALVEYVKRRHEALDLLGRLRDRTDDGKERGVLDREFEELERRTPWRLGELAWAANADRLAEPNQDALIARWLELDSQPYEGPRFEVGNGAEEPIERRRRELLIQLDAAAEARRPPSLRGVFIEGVDDPDFDEMVAPPTDNEPDEQAEAKPRRLM; encoded by the coding sequence ATGGAAGAGAAAGACACCACACTCGGGCAGAACCTAAGACGCTTCCGCGAAGCGCTGGGAATGTCCCAGACCGAGCTGGCCGACGCCCTCACTCAGGCCGGTGTGCCGGGCATGCATAAGACGACGATCGCGAAGGTTGAAGCAGGAACACGGACGCTCAAGTTCTCGGAAGGTCTCGCCGCGGCCCGTGCCCTACGCATCCGAGCCGAAGAGCTCGCGGTGGATGACCCGGAGGCCGAGCTCCCGGTGATCGCGGAACGGGCGTTCCGCAACGCTGACCAGGCCTACCGGGCGGCGATGGAGGCACTCGTGGAATATGTCAAACGACGCCATGAGGCTCTGGATCTTCTGGGCCGCCTAAGGGACCGAACAGATGATGGAAAGGAGCGCGGAGTCCTCGACCGGGAGTTCGAGGAGTTGGAACGGCGCACTCCGTGGCGGCTTGGGGAGTTGGCATGGGCCGCGAACGCCGACAGGCTGGCCGAGCCGAATCAGGATGCGCTCATCGCACGATGGTTGGAGCTTGATAGTCAGCCCTACGAGGGCCCACGGTTCGAGGTTGGGAATGGTGCCGAGGAACCGATCGAACGCAGACGCCGCGAGCTCCTCATCCAGCTCGATGCGGCTGCAGAGGCTCGCCGGCCACCGAGCCTCAGGGGCGTGTTCATTGAAGGGGTCGATGACCCCGATTTCGACGAAATGGTCGCCCCTCCAACAGACAACGAACCCGACGAACAAGCCGAGGCCAAGCCTCGGCGCCTGATGTAG
- a CDS encoding tyrosine-type recombinase/integrase — translation MADVSRRCGCRDESGKVYGTTAATRCPQMANPRHGSWGFRFSAGSVPDPQPGAPGKTKRRYVQEWGYKTAKEAKEAREAAGKKYKGQGDRFFDKTTVGEFLTDWMDRQERQGELRPSTARMYRSYLVKDIVPVLGDKRLVKLTRNDVAGFVDSLRDAGRGATTVRRIHATLSSALSSAVKRGMLDFNPASRADLPDAAHDQVKVWGRDDTLRFLEAAHEHRLGDLYEVAIMTGLRRGELCGLRWEDVDLVEGRLSVRRNLVQVGNEVREGQPKTTAGERSVGIPAHVVDLLAKLKDRQDAEREAWAEAYQDSGRVFTYEDGRQLRPGYPSKVLETLVKRLGLPSMRFHDLRHLFASIQLDAGTPMAMVSKLMGHSTIAITADLYSHLMDDAAARAAEAAASWLRPSPAPVVEPVEGL, via the coding sequence ATGGCTGATGTGAGCCGGCGCTGTGGCTGCCGGGACGAGAGCGGGAAGGTGTACGGCACGACGGCCGCGACACGCTGCCCACAGATGGCGAACCCGCGCCACGGGTCGTGGGGGTTCCGGTTCTCCGCCGGATCCGTCCCCGATCCCCAGCCGGGCGCGCCGGGTAAGACGAAGCGCCGCTACGTCCAGGAGTGGGGCTACAAGACGGCGAAGGAGGCCAAGGAGGCCCGCGAGGCCGCCGGGAAGAAGTACAAGGGGCAGGGCGACCGGTTCTTCGACAAGACGACCGTGGGCGAGTTCCTGACGGACTGGATGGACCGGCAGGAACGGCAGGGCGAACTGCGCCCGTCCACGGCACGCATGTACCGCTCATATCTCGTCAAGGACATCGTGCCCGTGCTCGGGGACAAGCGCCTGGTGAAGCTCACCCGCAACGACGTCGCGGGGTTCGTGGACTCCCTGCGGGACGCGGGCCGCGGCGCGACCACCGTGCGGCGGATCCACGCCACGCTGAGCTCGGCGCTCTCCTCGGCGGTCAAGCGCGGCATGCTCGACTTCAACCCGGCCTCCCGGGCGGACCTGCCCGACGCCGCGCACGACCAGGTGAAGGTCTGGGGCAGGGACGACACGCTGCGGTTCCTCGAGGCTGCGCATGAGCACCGGCTCGGGGACCTGTATGAGGTCGCGATCATGACCGGCCTGCGGCGCGGCGAGCTGTGCGGGCTCCGGTGGGAGGACGTGGACTTGGTCGAGGGGCGCCTGTCCGTGCGCCGGAACCTCGTGCAGGTGGGCAACGAGGTACGCGAGGGACAGCCAAAGACCACCGCGGGCGAGCGCTCCGTGGGGATCCCCGCGCACGTCGTGGACCTGCTCGCGAAGCTCAAGGACCGGCAGGACGCCGAACGGGAGGCGTGGGCCGAGGCGTACCAGGACAGTGGGCGTGTCTTCACCTACGAGGATGGCCGGCAGCTGCGGCCGGGCTACCCGTCCAAGGTGCTCGAGACGCTCGTGAAGCGGCTGGGCCTGCCGTCGATGCGGTTCCACGACCTGCGGCACCTCTTCGCGTCAATCCAGCTCGACGCCGGCACGCCCATGGCGATGGTCTCCAAGCTCATGGGCCACTCCACGATCGCGATCACCGCGGACCTGTACAGCCACCTGATGGACGACGCCGCGGCGCGTGCCGCCGAGGCCGCCGCGTCCTGGCTGCGCCCCTCCCCCGCGCCCGTTGTGGAGCCCGTCGAGGGGCTGTGA
- a CDS encoding YajQ family cyclic di-GMP-binding protein, with the protein MADSTFDVVSKVDKQEVANALNQAQKEIAQRYDFKGVGAEIDFSGEKILLKANSEERVKAVLDVFESKLIKRGISLKSLDAGEPYASGKEYRLEASMKEGISQEHAKKISKLIRDEAPKTVKAQIQGDELRVSSKSRDDLQSTIALLKGYEDVDLQFINFR; encoded by the coding sequence ATGGCAGATTCGACATTCGACGTCGTCAGCAAGGTGGACAAGCAGGAGGTCGCCAACGCCCTCAACCAGGCGCAGAAGGAGATCGCCCAGCGCTACGACTTCAAGGGCGTCGGAGCCGAGATCGACTTCAGCGGCGAGAAGATCCTCCTGAAGGCCAACTCGGAGGAGCGGGTCAAGGCTGTTCTGGACGTCTTCGAGTCCAAGCTCATCAAGCGCGGCATCTCCCTCAAGTCCCTCGACGCCGGCGAGCCCTACGCCTCCGGCAAGGAGTACCGCCTCGAAGCCTCCATGAAGGAGGGCATCTCGCAGGAGCACGCGAAGAAGATCTCCAAGCTCATCCGCGACGAGGCACCCAAGACCGTCAAGGCGCAGATCCAGGGCGACGAGCTGCGCGTGTCCTCGAAGTCCCGCGACGACCTTCAGTCGACGATCGCCCTCCTGAAGGGCTATGAAGACGTCGACCTGCAGTTCATCAACTTCCGCTAA
- a CDS encoding potassium channel family protein, translating to MTLERWQKMSEWPMVVAALLFLVAYSVQVIADLPDNEGIWADEVVWVAWAVFLVDYGARLWLAPNRRRWFVRNLHELAILALPALRPLRLLRLVTLLKVVYGRAGNALRGRLLVYVIASATMLVYCGALAALDAEQNDPEANIKSIGDALWWALTTITTVGYGDHYPVTIVGRLAAAGLMVAGIAVLGVVTASIASWLVESVSTETAARAKEVTDAAVAAIEAIDEPLEDQIRSLSDQMARLTAALEAGRKGDS from the coding sequence ATGACGCTCGAACGCTGGCAGAAGATGTCCGAGTGGCCCATGGTGGTGGCCGCGCTCCTGTTCCTCGTCGCCTACTCGGTCCAAGTCATCGCGGATCTCCCCGACAACGAGGGGATCTGGGCTGACGAGGTGGTGTGGGTGGCATGGGCCGTGTTCCTAGTGGACTACGGGGCACGCCTTTGGCTTGCACCGAACCGGCGCCGGTGGTTCGTCCGGAACCTCCATGAGCTGGCGATCCTGGCCTTACCGGCGCTCAGGCCGCTCCGTCTCCTTCGGCTCGTGACACTGCTGAAGGTGGTGTACGGGCGGGCGGGAAACGCTCTGCGCGGGCGGCTGCTGGTCTACGTGATCGCCTCGGCAACCATGCTTGTCTACTGCGGGGCACTCGCCGCCCTGGATGCGGAGCAGAATGACCCGGAAGCCAACATCAAGTCCATCGGCGATGCACTGTGGTGGGCGCTCACGACCATAACGACGGTGGGATACGGCGACCACTACCCAGTCACGATCGTGGGCCGTCTGGCGGCGGCCGGGCTGATGGTTGCGGGTATCGCGGTACTCGGTGTCGTGACGGCGTCGATTGCATCCTGGCTGGTCGAGAGCGTGTCGACCGAGACAGCGGCGAGGGCGAAGGAAGTCACAGACGCGGCCGTGGCAGCAATCGAGGCCATTGACGAGCCCCTCGAGGACCAAATCCGGTCTCTGTCGGACCAGATGGCCAGACTCACAGCAGCCCTCGAGGCCGGGAGGAAGGGCGACTCCTGA
- a CDS encoding MFS transporter, protein MRTLLADTSPLTESLEFRRMWIGQLLSILGSQLTVTAVSLQVYALTHSSFNVGLLGLVALLPFVFAGLYGGAIVDAHDRRTVALLSSWLLWGTSALIALQAWLQLGNVLLVYVLVGLQALGTGINMPARSAIIPRLIRPDKLAAANALNMITFGLGGAAGPLLAGALVATVGYGWTYTIDVASFTVAMWALFRLPPLPPEGTVRRAGLRSVAEGFGFLGTRPNIRMTFLIDMCAMVFAMPRAVLPAVAVLSLGGGAATAGALLAGIAGGTFLGGLFSGPVARLRWQGRGVQWAVVSWGASILAFGIVVLAAGRTSPDGGTWWILPAILCMVAAGAADSTSAALRSTILQAATPDSMRGRLQGVFTVVVGGGPRLGDVFSGGTASWLGEGWSIVVGALVCIALVWVLHVAQPRFARYDAENPTP, encoded by the coding sequence GTGCGCACCCTCTTGGCCGATACTTCCCCGCTGACGGAAAGCCTCGAATTCCGGCGCATGTGGATCGGCCAGCTGCTGAGCATCCTCGGCTCCCAGCTGACGGTCACGGCCGTGAGCTTGCAGGTCTATGCCCTCACGCACTCGAGCTTCAATGTGGGGCTGCTGGGCCTCGTGGCACTGCTGCCGTTCGTGTTCGCCGGGCTCTACGGCGGCGCGATCGTGGACGCGCATGACCGACGCACGGTCGCGCTCCTCTCGTCGTGGCTGCTGTGGGGCACGAGCGCGCTCATCGCCCTGCAGGCCTGGCTGCAGCTTGGGAACGTCCTGCTGGTGTACGTCCTCGTGGGGCTCCAGGCGCTGGGGACAGGCATCAACATGCCAGCCCGCAGTGCCATCATCCCGCGGCTCATCCGCCCGGATAAGCTTGCCGCGGCGAACGCGCTCAACATGATCACCTTCGGCCTCGGCGGCGCAGCAGGCCCGCTCCTCGCGGGGGCCCTTGTGGCGACGGTCGGCTACGGCTGGACCTACACGATCGACGTCGCGAGCTTCACGGTGGCCATGTGGGCGCTGTTCCGCCTCCCCCCGCTCCCGCCCGAGGGCACGGTGCGGAGGGCCGGCCTCCGTTCCGTCGCGGAGGGCTTCGGCTTCCTCGGGACGAGGCCGAACATCCGCATGACGTTCCTCATCGACATGTGCGCCATGGTCTTCGCGATGCCGCGAGCGGTACTCCCGGCCGTCGCCGTGCTCTCGCTCGGCGGCGGCGCGGCGACCGCAGGTGCCCTCCTCGCCGGGATCGCCGGCGGGACGTTCCTCGGTGGGCTGTTCTCCGGGCCGGTGGCGCGGCTGCGCTGGCAGGGTCGCGGGGTCCAGTGGGCAGTGGTCTCGTGGGGGGCCAGCATCCTCGCGTTCGGGATCGTGGTGCTCGCTGCGGGGCGCACGTCGCCGGACGGAGGCACGTGGTGGATCCTGCCCGCGATCCTGTGCATGGTCGCGGCCGGAGCCGCCGATTCGACGAGCGCCGCCCTGCGGTCCACCATCCTCCAGGCCGCGACTCCGGACTCGATGCGCGGGCGCCTCCAGGGGGTGTTCACGGTGGTGGTGGGCGGCGGTCCCCGCCTCGGGGACGTGTTCTCCGGCGGGACGGCTTCCTGGCTGGGCGAGGGCTGGTCGATTGTGGTCGGTGCGCTCGTGTGCATCGCGCTCGTCTGGGTGCTGCACGTCGCGCAGCCGCGGTTCGCCCGCTACGACGCGGAGAACCCTACGCCGTAG
- a CDS encoding ketopantoate reductase family protein, which translates to MKLGVIGAGAIGGTIAALMDRAGHTVEATARGDRLAAIKSGGIHLSGAWGEHVAQIAAGERLTTAPDLALISVKAQDEADAIRANAAALEGVPLVVVQNGLDGLAQAQRLHGGSPTIGAIAFFAADCPAPGHVRALVPGPLYLGAGDGEPTADAVNAAGVLSSGISAKAVGNFVGCQWTKLVVNQINAMPAITGMSVQSTIADSRLCGAVLASMREAIHIGRRQGVGFGSLEGMNPLTLGLLGSAPPAVGRLLLRIMARRLGSEPVLGSTLQSVHRGLPTEIDYLNGAVAERARALGIEAPVNAAITRLVHEVEGSRRFFAPAEVVQRLG; encoded by the coding sequence ATGAAGCTGGGCGTGATCGGAGCCGGTGCGATCGGTGGAACCATCGCGGCCCTGATGGACCGCGCCGGCCACACCGTCGAAGCGACGGCCCGTGGTGACCGGCTCGCCGCGATCAAGAGCGGCGGGATCCACCTCTCCGGAGCCTGGGGCGAGCACGTCGCACAGATCGCCGCCGGCGAGCGGCTCACGACGGCGCCCGACCTCGCCTTGATCAGCGTGAAGGCCCAGGACGAGGCGGACGCTATCCGGGCCAACGCCGCGGCCCTCGAGGGGGTCCCGCTCGTGGTGGTGCAGAACGGGCTCGACGGGCTGGCCCAAGCGCAAAGGCTCCACGGAGGCTCACCCACCATCGGCGCCATCGCCTTCTTCGCCGCGGACTGCCCGGCCCCGGGCCATGTCAGGGCCCTCGTCCCGGGGCCGCTCTACCTCGGCGCGGGCGACGGCGAGCCCACGGCCGACGCCGTCAACGCGGCCGGCGTCCTGAGTTCCGGCATCTCCGCCAAGGCGGTGGGGAACTTCGTCGGCTGCCAGTGGACCAAGCTGGTCGTCAACCAGATCAATGCGATGCCCGCCATCACGGGGATGAGCGTCCAGTCCACCATCGCCGACTCCAGGCTGTGCGGCGCCGTCCTCGCGAGCATGCGCGAGGCCATCCACATTGGGCGGAGGCAGGGCGTGGGGTTCGGTTCCCTCGAGGGAATGAACCCGCTCACGCTCGGTCTGCTCGGATCCGCGCCGCCCGCCGTCGGACGCCTCCTGCTGCGCATCATGGCACGGCGGCTCGGCAGTGAGCCGGTCCTCGGCTCAACTCTCCAGAGCGTCCATCGTGGCCTGCCCACCGAGATCGACTACCTCAACGGTGCCGTCGCCGAGCGCGCCCGCGCGCTCGGCATCGAGGCGCCCGTCAACGCGGCTATCACCCGATTGGTGCACGAGGTCGAAGGCAGCCGCCGGTTCTTCGCGCCCGCGGAGGTCGTCCAGCGGCTCGGGTGA
- the htpX gene encoding zinc metalloprotease HtpX encodes MHKHHNGLKTATLFGVLWAVLLGIGALVGVWSRSGSPILIFAALGVAVTFYSYWNSDKIALRAMQAYPVTEEQAPGLYQIVRELSQRANQSMPRIYISPTQSPNAFATGRDPKNAAVCCTEGILQLLDARELRGVLGHELMHVYNRDILTSSIAAAVAGVITSVAQFAMFFGGGRDRNANPFALLALSLLAPFAASLIQLAISRTREYDADEDGSQLTGDPLALASALNKIEGGVRAAPLPADDQKLVNASHLMIANPFRGGAGLQRMFSTHPPMADRIARLEQMAGRQIGQ; translated from the coding sequence GTGCACAAACACCACAACGGGCTCAAGACGGCCACACTCTTCGGCGTGCTCTGGGCGGTACTGCTGGGAATCGGGGCGCTCGTGGGCGTCTGGTCGCGGAGCGGATCGCCGATCCTGATCTTCGCCGCCCTCGGGGTCGCCGTGACGTTCTACAGCTACTGGAACAGCGACAAGATCGCGCTGCGCGCGATGCAGGCCTATCCCGTCACCGAGGAGCAGGCGCCGGGGCTCTACCAGATCGTCCGTGAGCTCTCGCAGCGCGCCAACCAGTCGATGCCGCGCATCTACATCTCCCCGACGCAGTCCCCGAATGCGTTCGCGACGGGTCGGGACCCCAAGAACGCCGCAGTCTGCTGCACCGAGGGAATCCTCCAGCTGCTCGACGCTCGTGAGCTGCGCGGGGTGCTCGGGCACGAGCTCATGCACGTCTACAACAGGGACATCCTCACGTCCTCGATCGCCGCGGCCGTGGCCGGGGTCATCACCTCCGTAGCGCAGTTCGCGATGTTCTTCGGGGGAGGCCGGGACCGCAACGCGAACCCGTTCGCGCTGCTCGCGCTGAGCCTCCTCGCGCCGTTCGCGGCCTCGCTCATCCAGCTCGCGATCTCCCGCACGCGGGAGTACGACGCGGATGAGGACGGCTCCCAGCTCACGGGCGACCCGCTCGCGCTTGCCTCGGCGCTGAACAAGATCGAGGGCGGAGTCCGTGCGGCGCCGCTCCCAGCGGACGACCAGAAGCTCGTCAACGCCTCCCACCTCATGATCGCCAACCCGTTCCGCGGCGGAGCGGGCCTCCAGCGCATGTTCTCGACCCACCCGCCGATGGCGGACAGGATCGCGCGCCTCGAGCAGATGGCGGGACGCCAGATCGGCCAGTAG
- a CDS encoding Fur family transcriptional regulator translates to MEPSAEHIEWATALRAHGRRVTKQRLAVLGAIESHPHSSADAILAAARDDLPEITPQSVYVVLGDLTDLGMLRRFEPPHSPALYETRVGDNHHHAICSVCGRVEDVECAVGHAPCLTPSNTHGMTIMIADVTYIGLCAECAAKTAPSAPTPAV, encoded by the coding sequence ATGGAACCGAGCGCGGAGCACATCGAATGGGCAACTGCCCTGCGAGCTCACGGACGCCGGGTCACCAAGCAGCGACTTGCGGTGCTGGGGGCCATCGAGTCTCATCCGCACTCCTCGGCAGACGCGATTCTGGCCGCGGCCCGTGACGATCTGCCGGAGATCACTCCGCAGTCCGTCTACGTGGTCCTCGGCGACCTCACGGACCTCGGCATGCTGCGCCGCTTCGAACCGCCGCACTCCCCCGCCCTCTACGAGACGCGGGTCGGCGACAACCACCACCACGCGATCTGCTCGGTGTGCGGTCGCGTCGAGGACGTCGAGTGCGCCGTCGGCCATGCCCCCTGCCTCACCCCCAGCAATACCCACGGGATGACGATCATGATCGCGGACGTGACGTATATCGGCCTCTGCGCCGAGTGCGCCGCGAAGACTGCTCCGTCCGCTCCCACCCCCGCGGTCTGA